The Marinifilum sp. JC120 genome segment CGGGAAGATGATTCTGGCCGACCTTGATGAATTTCTCGAAGCCCTTAAAGAAATGGCTCACGCTAACATGGGTCGCATGTGCATGGGGCGTACCCACGGTATTCATGCCGAGCCTACCAGCTTTGGCCTGAAAATGGCCGGTTTCTACGCCGAGTTCTCCCGCCATCGTGAGCGTATCGCCGATGCTCTGAAGAGTGTCAGCGTGGGTAAAATCTCCGGTGCAGTTGGAACTTATGCCCTGCTGGATCCCGAAGTGGAACGCATTTCCTGCGAATTGCTCGGAATCGGTGTGGACCCCATCTCTACCCAGATTGTGCAGCGTGACCGCCACGCGGACTTTTTCACCGCACTGGGCATGCTCGGCGGCGGTATTGAGCGTCTCGGCGTTGAACTGAGACACCTCCAGCGTACTGAGGTTCTGGAAGTTGAAGAAGGCTTCAGCAAAGGTCAGAAAGGTTCTTCCGCCATGCCTCATAAAAAGAACCCCATTTCTGCTGAAAACCTTTGTGGTCTTTCCCGACTACTGCGTACCAACGGGCTTGTTGCCATGGAAAACATGCCTCTTTGGCATGAGCGTGACATCAGCCACTCCTCCGTGGAAAGGGTCATCATGCCTGACTCCACCATCCTCGCCGACTACATTCTCGCCCGCATGACCGGAGTCATCAAAAGGCTGAAGATCAACGGCGATAACATGGATCGCAATCTCATGGCTTCCTACGGCCTTTTCTACTCTCAGAGAGTTCTCATCGCGCTGGTGGAAACCGGGCTTGAGCGTCAGAAGGCTTACGAAATGGTTCAGAAAGTGGCTATGCATTGCTGGGAAAATAAGGTTTCCTTTCCGGATGAAGTCCGTAAAGATGAAACTATTAATTCCCACCTTGATAGCGGAGCTCTGGATGAAGCTTTTGATATGGACTATTACACCCGCTATGAAGAGATGATTTTCAAAAGAGTGTTCGGTGAATAGTTTGAAAAGTTGTGCTTTGAACTGATTTTTAGTCCCGGTGCAGTTGTTTCAGCTGTGCCGGGTCTTCTTTTTTGCAGTACTTATACATTCATGTTAGGGTCTTAAAAAGCTGCTTTTTAATAGTGAAAAAGTGTTGTAAGGAAGCTGATTGGAAAGACAGTTTATGCGACTTTGAGATTGTGTAAGTTGTTGATTAATGAATCAAATGTTTGATGTATATCCTTAATTCTTTTTAATGAATTTTATATCGTCATTTTGTCGTGCAGGGCGATGGAGTATCGGGTTCGGAATGATGCATTTAATGAGAATTTTTACGGCAGTCTTTTTTCTGCTGTCAGGCTTTTCTTCCCTTTGTTTTGCCGAAGGGTGGGAACCTGTAATTGATCCGACTTCGCTGGTCCCTGAATATGTTGTTGCTGTGGATAAGAATTCCCAGAAACTGCATCTGCTGATTCATAGAAGTCCTTTGCACGCTGAGGCAAGTTTTACCTGTGCTACCGGACAGGTTGCAGGGGATAAGATTGTCGAAGGTGATCTTAAGACCCCGGAAGGCGTTTATTTTACCACTGGAAAAAGAACCGGCTTGAAAAATTTTACCCTTTACGGGGAGATGGCTTTCCCATTGGATTTTCCTAATCCGGTGGATCGCATTAAAGGCAAGACCGGGTACGGAATTTGGATTCATGGCCGGGGCAAGGATCTTGTGCCCATGGATACTCAGGGCTGCGTTGCATTGGTCAATCCTGATATGGATTATCTTGATAAAAAGATAAAACCCGGAACACCGGTAGTTATCGGGGAAAAGGTCAGTTGGAACAATGCAGCTGACGGTCAGTCTGACGAATCCGCAGAGCTGGAAAAGCTGGTCCGTAAATGGGCTGCTGATTGGGAAGCCCGTGATGACGGTTTTTTTGCGGCTTATTCTCCGAAGTTGTTTGCAAAGTCCGAGAGACGTTCATTCAAGGCTTTTGAAAACAGGAAGAAAAGAATTTTTTCCCGCGCCGGGTGGATCGATATAGAACTGTATAACCTGCATGCCCTGAGCGGTCCTGATTATTGGGTCACTTGGTTTGACCAGTATTACCGTTCCGGTAAACTTTCCTCTTCTTCGTCCAAAAGGCTTTACTGGCAGAAAGAGGATGGAAAGTGGAAGATTGTAGGTCGTGAATACGGTCCCTCGATTCGTTCCCTTAAAGATAAGTACCTCGCCACCAAGCGCGAAGGGGTGGAAGTTTTCCTTAGCGAATGGAAAGAAAGCTGGCTTTCCGGGGATATGGATAAATATATTTCCCTGTATGATTCCCGGGCAAGACAAGGACGCCGAAGGGGAGCTGATTCCATCAAGAAAAATAAGCTTTCTATCTGGGAAGAGCGCAAGCCTTCATCTGTTGAATTCGACAAGGTTTCCCTGCGGGAACATCCACAAGGACTGCTCGTCTCTTTCAAACAGGAATATTCGGATTCTTCCGGTTACAGCGACAAAGGATTAAAAAAACTGGTCATCCGCCCGGAAAAGAACAGCTGGCGGATTGTTGACGAACAATGGAGAAAGCTCTGATGGGCAATACCAAGTACAATGTTCTTTTCATGCGGGACGACGACACTGTCAAACGCTATCGCCTCAGCCCTTTTTGGTTGAAGGTGCTTTTCTGGATTGTATTCATGCTCGCTGTTTGCGCTGGTGCCGGAGCGTGGTCCGGATATACATTCTGGAATGAGAATGTATATCTCAAGCAGGAAAAGATCGAATTGCAAAAGACGCTTAATGATGCTTCTGTCCAACTGGAGCGTTTGGAGAACGTCAATAAGATCCTTGATTCCTATGATCCCAATGAGTTGCAATCCCTGCTGGCTGCTGTCCCGGTGGAGGAAAAGAAGATTGAATCTACTCCGGTAGTGGATTTGAATAGGTTGCTTTTTTACAAGAATTTGATGCGGGCCGGGGTGGAGAATGTTAAAGTTCGCAAGTCCGGCAGTAGTCTGGCTCTGAGCTTCGACCTGAACAATTTACAGACCTCTTCCGCTTTGAGCGGGCTGGCCAAGGTCGAGTTGATTGAGAATAACGGCAAAGGCGTAAAGATCAAAGCTAACCGCAATGATTTGTCTTTCCATATTCAGCGTTTTAAGGTTGTCAGAACTCGGTTCGGTTTGCCTGCCGGAGCATCACTGAAAGATGTTTACGGTGTCAGATTGATGATCACTACTAAAGAGGGTGAGTTGATTTTCAGTGAAGTATATCCTTTGTCGCGCGTTCTTAATTAGTTTTTTTACTCTGTGTCTGGCCTTTCCGGCTACGGCTCAGCAGGTAAGGAACTATACCTTTTTCGAAGGTACACAGTACCCGCTCCGGGTTACCTGGGTTTTCGGTGATGAACCGGGACCGGTTATCATGGTGCAGGGCGGCATTCAGGGGGATGAGCTTTCCGGATTTTTTACTGCCCAGCTTTTGACCCGCTGTAAGGTGCGCAAAGGAAGTCTGATTATTGTTCCGCGGGCTAATGAGCCTTCAATTTTACGACGTACCCGGCAGATAAATGTCGATTTGAATCGCCGTTTCGATAAGGAATACAATAGTTTTTACGAAGACCGTCTTGCCCGGGCGATCCGTTTTCTCATTGGCGGTGCCGAAGGTTTTATCCATCTTCACGAGGGCAGTGGATTCTATAATTCCAAATACGTGAACAGCTTGCGCAATCCCAAGCGTTACGGGCAGTCTCTGATTATTGATGCTGCTGTTTACAAAGACATCCAGCTTGCTGAGATGTGTGAACGCACTATCAAGAAGCTTAATACCGACATTCGCAATAAGTCCTATTGGTTCACCCTGTTCAATACCAAGACTTTTGCCAAGGCCACCCAGTATCCTGAAATGTTGAAATCCTTGACCTGCTATGCTTTGCATGAGCGGGGCATCCCGGCCATGGCTGTGGAGGTTAGTAAGGATATTAAAGATCTCGGCTGGAAAGTTCGCCAGCAGCTGCGGGCCACGGTTTATCTGTTACGGGAATTCGGCCTTGAGCTGGAAGTCCCTGAATTTTCATTTCCAAAATCCCATAGAGGTCAGGGTTTTGAAGTTCTGATCAACGGCAAGCCTTTGCGCGGCAAGTCTATTGATCTGGTCCGTGGTGCGCCTGTTTCCACATCAGGTAAGGCTGTAATTGATTCCGGGCTTGAACCTGCTGTGGCCGTTTTTGCCAGTGACCGTCCTAATCTCAATCTGCTGACTGCTCCGCGTATGGCCTTGTCGCAATTTCCCGCTCTTGAAGTGCGTATTGACGGCAGCAGGCAGTCCAAATCCAGAGTGCGCTGGAAGGGCAGTAAGCCTGATCTGCCGGAAGTGAACGGACCGGTCTTTCTCTGTTGGTTGAATGGTCAGCCCCGTTTTATCAGTGCCGGGGCAACCTTACAGGCCGTAGAGGGAGATCAGATCATTCTGGAAGGAATTCTTGGCAGCAGCAAAGAAGAGATCCTTAATCTAAAGGGGTTCGTGGCCTCGGTAATGGTTAACAGCGGTCAGGATGTGGGGCATGAGATCATTGCCGATCCATCAAATTTTATGGAAAAGTACATGCTTGAAGGCCCGGACGGGATTTCACGTTACCGGGTTGTACGGGAAACTCCCGGCAAAAAACGTACAGAATTTTATCTGGCCATTGCTCCCCGTACAATTAAGGCTCTTGAATTGCAGGATGAGGATGGCAAC includes the following:
- a CDS encoding adenylosuccinate lyase; its protein translation is MIERYTRPAMGELWTLENRFRVWLEVEVAVCEAWHKLGRIPAEDMEIIREKADFELDRILEIEEKTKHDVIAFLTAVEEKVGPSSRFIHLGCTSSDIVDTANGVMLSRAGKMILADLDEFLEALKEMAHANMGRMCMGRTHGIHAEPTSFGLKMAGFYAEFSRHRERIADALKSVSVGKISGAVGTYALLDPEVERISCELLGIGVDPISTQIVQRDRHADFFTALGMLGGGIERLGVELRHLQRTEVLEVEEGFSKGQKGSSAMPHKKNPISAENLCGLSRLLRTNGLVAMENMPLWHERDISHSSVERVIMPDSTILADYILARMTGVIKRLKINGDNMDRNLMASYGLFYSQRVLIALVETGLERQKAYEMVQKVAMHCWENKVSFPDEVRKDETINSHLDSGALDEAFDMDYYTRYEEMIFKRVFGE
- a CDS encoding succinylglutamate desuccinylase, producing MKYILCRAFLISFFTLCLAFPATAQQVRNYTFFEGTQYPLRVTWVFGDEPGPVIMVQGGIQGDELSGFFTAQLLTRCKVRKGSLIIVPRANEPSILRRTRQINVDLNRRFDKEYNSFYEDRLARAIRFLIGGAEGFIHLHEGSGFYNSKYVNSLRNPKRYGQSLIIDAAVYKDIQLAEMCERTIKKLNTDIRNKSYWFTLFNTKTFAKATQYPEMLKSLTCYALHERGIPAMAVEVSKDIKDLGWKVRQQLRATVYLLREFGLELEVPEFSFPKSHRGQGFEVLINGKPLRGKSIDLVRGAPVSTSGKAVIDSGLEPAVAVFASDRPNLNLLTAPRMALSQFPALEVRIDGSRQSKSRVRWKGSKPDLPEVNGPVFLCWLNGQPRFISAGATLQAVEGDQIILEGILGSSKEEILNLKGFVASVMVNSGQDVGHEIIADPSNFMEKYMLEGPDGISRYRVVRETPGKKRTEFYLAIAPRTIKALELQDEDGNPDLVNWTNGESRPLRPDSYALKDVWSNGERCKIQPFVDNIPISWGETFDVRPGKETVLTMRHTTTFVPVGHMIFKGTDYLQTRLDQ